The Antechinus flavipes isolate AdamAnt ecotype Samford, QLD, Australia chromosome 4, AdamAnt_v2, whole genome shotgun sequence genomic interval tggtgtAGCATGAAATGTGGAAATAAACCTAGGTTCTATTTTCATTACATTAGCCTGGTCCAGCCAAGAGCACTGAGTAAACctccaattctttcctttctttcctttctccctctcttcctgctacttttcctttcttctctttcttccctctttccttttctcctccctccctcccttccctcctcccttcctccttccctccttccctcctctcttcctccttctctccctcctttccttcctccctccctccctccctgccttcctccctcctttccttcctccccactttcttcctctcccccttcctccttccaggaGTGGTCCATAGTCATGTCAATACAGGTATTTAGTAGAGACCAACTTCAAAGAAACTGAAGACATTTTGTGTTGGTTTAAGTggatgtctctgtctctctctgtctgtctctctctctctctctcatttcctcttgGATTTTGCTGTTTCTGCAGAGAAATGCTGCTGCTTTTTGTGGTTTCATTTTGTATTCTGCCACTTTACTGAAGCTATTTATTGTCTGATTCTGTAGGATTTTTTGTGTAAAGTGTTATCCTCGGCAGATAGGGATCATTGTCCCTTCTTTGCCCACCTTTATGCCCTCTGTCTCTCTAGTCCACTTGCTAGAATTTCTAGTTGTGTCAGATGGTAGGGAGGGCAAAGGGGGCATTCTTGCTTTACTCTCCTATTTATTGCGAAAGTTTCTAATGTTTCTTCTTTGTGTAAAAAGCTCTGTCGGtactttttatcatattttcaaAAGGCCTTTCGATTCCTTTGTCCTATAAGGGTTTTAGTATAAATTAGTGTTTCCTTTTTCAGAGGCTTTTTcaagtgaattattattattaagttagtaagcacttactgtataccaGACCCTGTGTTGTCCACTGAGGATACAAACACAGATCAGAAGCATGGTCCCTTCCAGGAGTTTGTGGTCTAGTAGAAGAGGAGACAAGGCATCAAGAGGGGAGGCTGCATACGTGGGACATGGCTAGAAAGGACCAGCCCATGCTATAAGGCTGATTCTAGACAAAACAGAGACCAGAGTCCCAAGGCTAGGACCCAACAGGAAGGCAAACTGTCATTTAGAAATGGTTGGGAAACCTTATTGAAACCTCTTGAGAGAGTCGCATCACTtgggccaattttgttttttaatatgattaatctATGTGTTCCTTTCCTAATGTGGGTCAACTTTTACCTCTGCTcacagaagggaagagaatgacGTCTGTAAACTGTAGACCATGAGCTTGGTTCCCATTCCTTGGAATTCTAGACTACATCAATAATTAATTTATCTAGACTAATCATTGATCTAGACTACATCTAAGAAAGACTAGTCGGAACAGCGAGATGGCACGATAGTGCATtgactggccttggagtcaggaggacctgagtttaaatgtgaccttAGACTACAAttgcctttccaaaaaaaaaaaaaagaggagaaagagaaagaatggtcATTGATGGACCTTTGTCCCTCCAAGGATCTGTTTTTGTCCCTGTGCATTTAACAGTGACTTGGATAGAAACATCACTGCCGTACTTATTAGGGTTGCAGGTGACGGAGTTGGGAGAGAAAGCCAACACTTTGAATAATATAATCAGGATCCAAACAGATCTTGCCAGACAAGGATGTGGGGAAGAATCCAGTGAGCTGAAATAGAGTCATATCTTTGGGCTCAAAAAATCAATTTactgcccatcagttgaggaatggtgGGATAAGTCATGGTCTGTGAAAGtactagaatattattattctataaaaaatgatgaacaagctggttttagaaaggcctggaaagatttacatcaactgctgctaaacaaaacaagcaaaaccaggaatacatcgtACACGGTAACCGCAAGATTGTGCCCTAATGGACTATGaaacacttggttcttctcagtggttcagtgatccacggcaatcccaataaattttggatggtaaacgccatctgcctccagagaaagcaCTATagacactgaatgtaaatcacacattctatgtttacttttttttctttttcttctgtttttttttttcctcctcttgggttttttttcttttctaatttttctctcccaaaatgattcataaggaattttttaaaaaatatatacatgtataaccaaaaataataacaataataacactaaatcaatttacatatatatgatgaGAAGATGTGACATCAGTtcctctgaaaaagatctggggatttCAGTGGTCCATAAGTTCAAAAGGAATGGGCAGGATATTATAGTAGCCCCAGTGCAGTCTGAGTATCATGATCATCCTCTGGTCATGGGGGCTTGTGGGATGGTCTGAAGTCTGGTGCTCAGCTCTACTCAGTACTGAGTCATAGGAAGGATGCTATTAAGTTGGAGGTTGTCCTAAGGGTGAAGGGCGAGGGAAGATTGGCTGTTCAGCTTAGTCCAAAGGACTCTCAGGGCTGCATCATGAGAACAAGGTTCTCTTTGGTCCCAGAGGCACAGACCGGGGGCAGTGAGAATGGGGTAAAACAACTCAATTTGaatatcaggaaaagcttccctGTGATGCTCAGAGCTGTCTCCAGAAGCAGAGGTTTGTCCTCTGGGAGGCCCCCCAGCCAAGTTCTCCTCTGGGGAATCCCTGTAGCCACGAGTGCACTGCTGACACGAGGCAGGGAGCAGAGAAGAGGGGAGGACGCAGCGGGTGctttggggtgggggggattCGGTGCACATACTATGTTTTCAGAATGTCAGGCTTGCTCTCTGTGTGTTCTGTGCCCAGTCCCGTGCTCTGTGTGCAGTAGGCGCTTAATATGTGCTCATAGTCCTCCCTGCgtctccccttctcctccagtGCGGCTCGGCTGAATACATGGCACCTGAGGTGGTCGAGGTGTTCACTGAAGAAGCCACTTTTTACGACAAGCGCTGTGACCTCTGGAGCCTCGGGGTGGTTCTGTACATCATGCTCAGTGGCTACCCGCCCTTTGTGGGTCACTGTGGCACCGACTGCGGCTGGGACCGGGGAGAGGTCTGCCGAGTCTGCCAGGTGAGGCGCAGCCTGAGTCCTGGGGTCCCTGCTGCGGCACTTTACAGGGTGGGGGCCCACGTTCCCCGGCAGGAGCTGCCCCCGGGTCCCTCCTGCAGATGGCAGCCCAGACCAGGCTCTCTGTCACCCGCCGGCCTGCCCGTTCACAAGTTTCCCCGTGCTTGCCACCCAAGGTAGGCCGGGCGAGGGCGGCCACTGAGGCATCCGAGGAGGCCTGGCTGAGTGGTGTGAAAtaggaatgtttttaaaaagcccaGGTGAGCACGCAGCCAACCCTGATTAAGCTCCTGCcctgtgccaggctctgtgccgGCCTTCCAGGGGATCCCTGTCTGAGTTCGTCAGATCCGATGGCGTCCCTAGACTCGTGTGGGTGGGTGTGATTTTCTCTGCTGCCCTGGGAACCGGCTGCTCCGgaatccccattttgcagatgaagaggCTGAGGGTAGGAGGAGTGAGGAGGTCACCCAGTAAGTGGCGGAGGTGAATGTGAACTTAGGCCTGCGGGACGCCATGCTTTGTACCCTCGGCCTCTCCGTCTCCTCGGAGCCTCGGACGCCCGTTGCCCTCGATATCGGAGAAGGCTCCTCATAGCCGGGCAGAGAACGCAGTCCCACGTGAGACCCCGCTTCCCCTCGGGCCACCGGGGCAGGGGCAGGAAGGTCAGCGGCTCTTCTCTCCCCAGGACAGGCTGTTTGAGAGCATCCAGCAGGGGAAATACGAATTTCCCGAGAAGGACTGGGCGCACATCTCGCCGGAGGCCAAAGATCTCATCTCCAAGCTTCTCGTGCGCGACGCCAAGCAGCGGCTCAGCGCCGCCCAGGTCCTGCAGCACCCCTGGCTGCAGGGGGTGAGTgccgaggggggaggggggagggccgAGGCCTGACTCTCCCCTtcttagctgtgggaccctgaacACGAGCTCCTTGGCCTGGGGGCCTCAGTAAGACCAGAGAAATGCACTTGATGGCCACCCGGGTCCTCTCTGGCGCTAAATCCTGTCATGCTCTGAATTTGAATCTAGCAGAGTCCCTAAGTGAAGCAGTAcctccgtgcctcagtttcctcatctgtaaagtggggctCTGGTTCTTAGACTGTTCACAAATGGAATGTCGCAGTTCCTTCACCAGGAAGGGGAGCGCCACAAAAGTCaccatacccattttacagatgagccaaCTAAAGCTCCCagagaaatcagataaagaaGTGACCCGGCTCAACTTGCATCGGGGCCGGAGCTCGGCCCCCTGTGCCCAAGGGCGTGTAGTGCCCGCCAGGTGCTGGGGAGGAGGGTTGCTCAGTTCCTTTCTGCAGCTCTCTGTCCTTGCTATTTCAGCAGGCTCCGGAGAGGGGATTGCCCACGCCGCAGGTGCTCCAGAGGTAAGGAGGCCCGGAATGGGCCCGAGCGTGGTCCCCGCCCCTGGTCTCACTGGGAAGTACATGGGGCAGGGTCCCAGATGTTGAATGAGCTGCCCCAGCTCTCCCCTCTTCCTCGGCACTCAATGCCCAGGCCTGGTCCCGCGGGCATCCCTCACTTCCTCTCTGACCTAGTGTCCTGAGGACTTCTCTAGGTAACAAGGGGCAAGCCGGCTCAGCCCCAGGTCCCAGCGAGGAACCCATGGGAGCCAACCGGAGGGGCTCCTTCCTCTGCCCCCCTTCCTCTCCATGCGGCTTAGGGAGCTCCCCACCCCTGTCAAATGTGCATCCACTGTGCACAGCTGAGAAACCTGGATTCACCCCCAAACCTGACCCACGAACGATTCCTCGGTGATCCCCCAGTGGCTCGGAAGGCTGGGGGCAGCGGGGCAGTAGGAGGTCTGAGACTGATGTCCCATCACGCTCCTTCAAGCCGGTGCCCCTTACCCTGGAGGTCAGCCTCCATCCCCTCAGCGTTGAGCATGTTTAgacactccctcccccaatttgtTCCTTAATACTGAGCCACCCCGTTTCTGGAGAGGGGGCAGGCCCAGGCTGCCAGGGTTCCAGGCCTAGGGGCCCCTGTACTTCTGGAGTCCAGGCTTTCCCCCCCACAGACCCCAGAATGCTTCTGGGCTATTTCCAAGCgtccttcccccactcccacccccaaagGACTTGGATTTAGCTTCAACAGcagacaagattttaaaaattgtagctTATGCTTCCTGGACACTGCAAATCCTTGAGGATCCCAGAAGGAGCCTCCATTCTAATACGGCACCCAGGAAGGAGGGGGGGCTGGGAGCTCCTGGGTGGGGAGGGGGTCCTAGCAGAGGAGGCTTCCCAGGATGCTCCAGGCCTGAGTACCATGCAGGGGATGCTTGCCCAGGCTCCCGGGGAAGGCCTTGGCAGCCGGATGCAGGCGTTCTGGGGTGCCGTGTGGCGCGGGGGTCCTGCCGGAGACGAGCTCCCCCTTTTTCTGGCTCTCAGGAACAGCAGCACCAAAGACCTCACGCTCTTTGCAGCCGAGGCCATCGCCCTGAACCGGCAGCTCTCCCAGCATGAAGAGCACGAGCTGGGGGAGGACCAGGAGGCCCTGAGCGAAGGCTTCTGCTCCATGCGGCTCTCCCCCCCCTCCAAGTCCCGCCTGGCGCGGCGCCGCGCCGAGGCCCACGCTAGCCGCCATGGAGAGCCCGAGCCCCGCCGGGAGGCCCTCTGACAGCGAGCCGCCTCCGCGCCACTCACCTCCGCTAATGGCTCCCAGGTGGGGAGGCCGGCCGGCCATCTGCCCTCCGCGTCCGCCCGCCTCCGTCTGCGCAGATGCTCCCGAGCACAATCCATCTCCCTCTCCCCCGCCTCCCCCTTCTGGTAATTCTGCTCTTCCCCAGGGGGCCTGGAGAATGAAGCTTTCTCCAAGGGGGCTGTCATCGGAAAAGATAACAGTCACTTGTCACTTTGACTAATAGGGTCATTTCTTCTGGCTTCTGCATTCGGCACGAGCACCAGAGCCGCTCGGAGCCAGGTCCGGAAGGCTTGAGATCCAGGCCgggcctctccctcccttccccctcaccGTGGCCCGGCCTGCTCCCGGGGAGGGCTGGgaccccctcccctgccccccacCCACTCAGGAGCGGAAGCAGAGGCCATGGCGGCCGTCTGATTTTCCGGTTCAAGAAATCAGCTGCATCTTCCCACTCTGAGCCCGTCCCCAAGCACGGGAAGCGCTTATCTCGCTGTGAAGGAACTGAGAGGCCCCGGCCTCTCCCCCGTTTATTTGTACTTGCTGCTAAACTCCTTCCCAGAAGAAGGAAGCCCCCTGCCAGCCTGCCCTCCTGGCCAGGAAGGCCGCCTAACCCGCGCGACGGGCCCGCGGGCGCTCCCTGCAAGCCGGGCCCGGCCGGTTTCTCCCCGGGACGCGCGGCTTGATTTAAGCTTCCCCCCCTCCTCAGCGACTCCGTTTTAAAGTAGGATTTGAGACATTTTCCACCAGACCATCATGGCGGCCGGTATTGGCTCCCTGGGGAGCGCGGGTCTGTCGGGGGGCGTCAGAGGGAGCCGGGCTGGGGGCATGAGGTCCCCCCAACAGCCTCTGGAAGTCCAGCTGCCGGTGGAGTTTTATGTGTTGTGCTGTGTGGATGACTAGcatgaagaaatataaagaagcTTATTTAAGGCTTTTATACACTGTGACAGTGATGTTTTGAgctattgttttaaataaaattattttaagtacaGTTGGAGCATCCTCCCTGCTGCTTTAAAGGCTCCTCCAGAGACAGGGGTGGGTCGCGGGCAGGGACACGTCTCATGTTCGATGCCCTCCCACTTAATCATTTACTTGAATTTTAGTTCCAGGCGCTTGCCTGGTCTGTGCGAGGACTGGATTCTGGGCTGGGGGGCACAGCAGGAACCTGCCACAGCCCCTGCCCTCCAGGTGCTTCCTGTCTCTCGGGGGACCCCGCTCGTACAGGACCGAGCACGAGCCAAGGTGGGGGCCGTGATGGGGGGAGCGAGCAGCCGGAGGTCCGGCAGGAAGGTTCGTGGAGGAGCCGCGCGGAGCTCCCCCTCGGAGGGAGAGGGGCTTCTCTCATTGAATAAGAAGGGGCTGGGCCTGGAGGGAGGCCCAAGTCTAAATCCATCCTCAGACGCTCGTGGGCAAGTCCCTTGgccattgcctcagttttcccaactctGGGATGGgcgtaataatagcacctccctgcCGGGTGGATGGCAAGGGTCAAAGGGGAGCCGGTTTAAAAAGCATGATGTGGATGCGGTTTTGTGAGGGAGTTTTGTGTCCCGCTTCCTAAAGCCCCGACCCCGGGCGGTTAAACATCCCGTCCTAGCGGAGAAGCAACGAGCTGGGATCCCGAGGAGGTGGGAACGGGGAGTCCCCCCGCTCTCTCACCCTCACACGCCCTTAGGGAACCTAACACTGGGCACGCGCCCGGGACCACGTGGACACTTGCTCTGGTAGGTAGGTGACTCTTTGCCACCTGCTCTCACTCTGCCCCAATCACAACACAGTGGTCACAGCCCCCGCTCCTCGGGGGGCCGGGGAGCCGAGCCAGGCGCCGTCAGCAGTTCCACAGGACTGAGGGGTCTCCTACCTCGCCGAGAGCCCCCCACTGTCTGCGGCCCCCCGCAGAATGTCCCTGGCGGCCCACCCGCGTTTCTGGGTCCGATTCACGCGTCCATCCGGGTCCAGAGCGTTCATTCTGGCTCCCACCAACGGGCCCCTTCCCTTGTCCCAGCCCCGATTGCTGGGCCTCCGGGTTGTCGCCAGCtgcccccacacacacaccccaaagcCTTATTTTACAGTCTCCGGGCCCCTCGGCCAATGTCGGGGGAACTACGAGGCCTTGAGTTGGAGCCCCACGTTCTCAGGCCCCGGAGCTCGGATAGGAGCGTGCGCCCGGCCCCCACTTCCACCCCACCCGGTGGCTGGCAGCTGCTTCGATCCGTAaaacacctactaagtgccagccTGGGGAGCACTCCGGGCACAGACTGCTGGTGGCCTCtgctgaataaataaaaaatattcattagttattaaatatggatagataaatatagaagtaagtgtaatattaaataaatattaattaaatggaCAAGAACTTGCTCCCCGGCTTCCCCCATAACTGGCCAGCCTGTGCTTGAAAACCTGGGATGCGGGAAGCTCTCCCTGGCAGGCCCCACCTGACTCAGCCTTCCTCCATTAGGATGCTAGGATGAGTGCTCCTTGTccccggggggaggggaggccgaCCCACCTCTGCTCCTCCAGGGCTTGTCGCCGCCTGCACCAGGACCCGGCCGTGGCCTGGAGCTCGCGCTGACCATGAAACACGTTGATGTTGCACATTATGCGGACATTTGGATTTCGGCCGCGAGAAGCGCCTGAGCAAACGTTCTTTGCACCTCGCGGCcactctgggggaggggagggggggtcCCGCTAGGGTCTCCCTCACAGAGAGGAAAGTGAGACCCGGGATTCAGAGCGGGAAGAGCCGGCTTTCAGGGTGGCACCTGAGCCGGACCTCGGGGAGAAGCCCCCTGGGACGGAGGCGGGGACGGGAGGAGGAGCTAAGGGacaagagggggaggagaagctCGGCCCGAAGGGCAGCAGGACGAAGCCAGAGTGGACAGGAGGAGCCGGCTGCGGGCTCCGGAGCAGGGCTTTACTCGGCACAAAACTGGAAGCTCCTGAAAGCTTGGAGAAGAGGCAgctctttattatattatagctttttatttacaagatatacacgtgggtaatttttcagcactgacagtcgccaaaccttctgttccaactttcccctcctctcccacccctcccccagacggcaggttgaccatacatgttaaatatgttagagtataaattaaatgcaatatcAGTGCACGTCCTGCCGGTGTTTCTCACccaacaataatactccataacgtTCATATCCCAGTTTATTCAGCCGTCCCCCACTGAGGGGCACCCGTCCCACCGCACAGGGGCGAGGCGGCGCCACCGAGAGGGCTGCTGGGAGCCCGAAGGAAAGCAGAGATGCTCGCGGGGCCCAGGGAGCACGGGGCTTTGTCAGGAGGtgctcccccctcctcccccccactcctctcctccccacccccacccgccCTCCCGGAGTAGCCAATACGTGGCAGAGAGATGTTAATCCGGTCTGTGGGGGGATTTCCTACAGAGGGTTAAGCCCCTGAGAGTTCACGGAAGGAGGAGAAGGCTCAGGAGCTCCCCGAGAGCCGGCGCCAGAAGATGGGCTGAATTCCCAAAGAGGGCGGGTTAGGGGATCGGGACGGGAGCCAGCCTCTTGTTGGGAGAATATAGGAGGGAGGGGATCCCCGCGGGCCCTCGGCCGGTGATTGCGGGGGACGGTCTGTCCAAGCTAAGAACTCAGTCCGGGGCCTCCGTCTGAGGCAGGGCTCTACCCCAGGCCTTTAAAGGTAACTAAAGGCCCAACTAAGACAAAAGGTGGAGATGACCAGTGcttcccgcccccctcccccgcctcGGGGAGCAGCTTGGGCTCTAAAATTCGGGCTTTCCCTCCGGCAGGACTCGCCCTCAGGCCTCTGGAAGCCCCCCTGCCTCCCCTTGGCTGCCCCTCAGGGATGGGGGGAGGGCTGGCTGGCACAAGCCCCTCCCCCCGGCCAGGATTCTGAGCCGGGGCCTCTCCTCCACATCTTACCCCCCCCCCAGGGAGGCTCTCGGTCCCCCAACATTCTCCCGCCCACTGATGCTCCTCCCTCTGACCTGGTGAGTCCCCAGGAAGGAAagctgtgggggaggggagtcTCTGCAGCCCCCCCCCAAGGGGACTGGGGAGGACTCAGGCTCTCTGGGGACACAGGGAAGGGGCTGGGGGGGAGGACTCGTCACTCAGCGTGTGCCCCCTCTCCCAGAGGCCACGCAGGGCTCAGGTCCGAATctccctgggactcagtttctcctgCTGTCAGACAGGGAAGTGTGCTGCCGGCCCTGAGGCAGAGGATCTGCCCTCCCGCCCTCAGTCCGGGGGCCACAGGCAGGGGGCGTTGCTGTGGACCCTGCTCTGTGCTTGCACTTGGAAAGACCTGCATTCAGATGCCCGTCCGGCCCAGGGCAggtctcccagcctcagtttcctcatctataaaatgggcacaaTGATGGCACCAGCCTCCCGAAGCGATGCTGAGGATCCGAACCAAAGAGCATCGCGCCACAAACCTGACGGGCCATGAAGCTCCCTCCCCTCTCCGGGGCTGTTTCCGCTTCTGGGCAGCGAGATGTCGGACTTGGGGTTCACTCACCGCCGGGGCCTGGGCTTGTCTCCGTCCCGGGCATTTCTGTCTGTTCCTCAGGAGCCTCGTCGGAGGCTGGCAGGAGGGAGGGAGCCTGCCCTGGCCCAGCGCCCACTAGTGCCGGCCACAGGGAGTTGTCTCCCCGGgtccccacaacaaccctgcgGGGACAGGCTATTATCCCCGCGTTCTAgtcggggaaactgaggcaaacaggtgcaGTGACTTGCCAGGTATCAAACAGCTGggaagtctctgaggccagatttgaactcgggtcctcctggtCCCAGGTTCTGCCTGTTGTGCCACCgactggccctggagttagggATAACTGAACAAACTCCAAGAAAGCCCAGAGAGGCCGGAACATTGGACCAAATCGAGAAATGAACTGGATAAAGGAGAGTATAAAGTCTTGCACTTGAGCTCAAAAAAACTCTCTCCCAATTACAAGGATGGAAATGGCTTAATGAGgtgttctgaaaaagatctgagggttTTAGTGGACCAGAAGCTCAACAAAAGCCAGCAGTGTCACATAGCAGCCAGACAAGCTTAGGATGGGATCTGAGACAGGACTAGAGAGATGCCAGCCAGCTGTGcacctgcctctctctctgtctttgtctctatgtctctgtctctgtctctgtctctctctctctctctgtctctgtctctgtctgtctctgtctctctctgtctctatatgtctctgtctctctctctgtctctgtctctctctgtttgtctctgtctctgtctctctctctctgtctatatgtctctgtctctctctgtctctctctgtctctgtctctgtctctctctgtgtttgtctctgtctctgtctctgtctctgtctgtctctgtctctctctctctctctgtctctgtctgtctctctctgtttgtctctgtctctgtctctctctctctgtctctctgtctatatgtctctgtctctctgtctctctctgtctctgtctctctctgtctctctctgtttgtctctgtctctgtctctgtctctctctgtctctgtctctctctgtgtctctatatgtctctgtctctctctctgtctctgtctctctgtctctatctctctgtctctgtctctgtctctctctgtctctctgtctctgtctctctctctctctctctctctctctctctctctctctctctctctcacacacacacacacacacacacacacacacacacacacacacacacacacacatctccagCATCCTCTCAGATTCCCCTCCTCAGGCCAGCATCCCTATCACCATGGCAGCTTGTTGCCGTGGAAGCCAGCTCGTGAGCCTGGCCAGGCTGTCGGCATCCTCCGCATGGCCCCAGGAAGCAGCTCATTCCTTTGGGGAACCAAGGATTAATCATGTTGCCTCCCCCCAACCCTCCCTCCTCAAAGAACTCAAATGGACCTCAGCCTCTCCGAGCCCGTCTTGTCTCCCACCCACACTCCTCCCTGGAGACTCAGAAATGGCCTGCTCCTCCCTGGCCCCCTACCCCCTCTGGCCCCAGAGAAGATGAGTAGAGCCGAGTGACCTCCCCCAAACTCCCCTCTGGGCCCATTGTGAGCACCTctaccctccctccttcccagctGCCTCAGCGAGAGCCCTCCTGCTTGTGCTCCTTCCCCACATCCCCCCTAAATCACCGGCCCCTTTGCTCCTCCCCTCCCTACCCCAAAGAGCAAGACTTCTTTTAGctgctccccctccctctctgcccTTTGCCTTCCCCACCGATTCCCACCCACTTCTTTTTCCAGGCTTCTTTCCTAAGCTCAGAAACCCAAGCCTCCCCAGGCTGGTTGGAGAcagatccccccccccccagattctAAAGACAAACCAGGCCATTGCCTTCCTCCCCGTCCTTGgatttcattttctccctctgtaaaatgagctgcaaggTCTCTAAGCGAgcagccctccccctccccccccatctgCCCTTCCCACTCAGCCCCAATGTCCTGATGTATGCCCTAAGTGACAAATAGTTCCATCTGTACCAAACAGGAACCCCTTTATGGCAGCCTCCACAAGTGGCTGGCGATCCCTCAAACTTGAAAGGATCCTCAAGGCCATCGTCTCCCCTTGGGGGAGAGCCTGAAATCAGAGAGGTTGTGACcagctcaaggtcacacagcagcAGAGCCCAGATTGGCCCCCTGACACAAGAAGCAGGGTTTTCTCCCATGAGAGAGCAGCCTCCCCCCAGGGCAGCTCTGATAGGAGGGTTTCCCTGCCATCCTGCTCTGCCCTCAGCAACGGCAAGGCTCTCACACAAAGCAAGTCGCCTCCTCCACATGACAGCTGCAGAGACGTTTTGGCCCCTGGAGCCCCTGGGGGTGCGGGCACAGCTAAGCAGCAGCCATGGCAGTGACAAAGGCCATTTGTTTAGTGCATGGCTGTGCCCCGGATGCTTGGTGCcaggggagggggaaaagcaGCTCGGCTCCTGGAGCCCCCAGTTTGGGGCAGGGCTGAGACACAAACCCAGACCATCTCCGGTGCTTCCCTCAAGGATCTAGCTTAATGCTGTGTGAGGTGAGGAGGAGCTGAGACTTccatctgagatcagatttaaagaatgaggaagaattcAGTAGCTaataaaagagagggaggctATTCCAGGCAGTGGCAAGGTCTCAGCAAAGCCACAAAGGTGGGCGAGCAAGGGGGTGGGGGGGTTAGGGGGCAAAGAGCCAAGAACTTGGGGGCTTGGTTAAGTTTGAAAAGGGGAGGGATAGGTATTTAGTCCCAGATTGTGCCTGCCGGGCAGAGAAGTTCGAGACTTCCCATCGGGAAATGCCCCAGACAGCCTGGTCTTTGCCATCTCGGTAACTCTCCGGATCAAAGTGCTCCTTT includes:
- the MKNK1 gene encoding MAP kinase-interacting serine/threonine-protein kinase 1 isoform X1, giving the protein MGSSQPLPISESGARKKKKRKARAPDSLPERFEDLYRLTSELLGEGAYAKVQGAVSLQNGKEYAVKIIEKQAGHSRSRVFREVETLYQCQGNKNILELIEFFEDEARFYLVFEKLQGGSILTHIQKRKHFNEREASRVVRDVSSALDFLHTKGIAHRDLKPENILCESPSEVSPVKICDFDLGSGVKLNNSCTPITTPELTTPCGSAEYMAPEVVEVFTEEATFYDKRCDLWSLGVVLYIMLSGYPPFVGHCGTDCGWDRGEVCRVCQDRLFESIQQGKYEFPEKDWAHISPEAKDLISKLLVRDAKQRLSAAQVLQHPWLQGQAPERGLPTPQVLQRNSSTKDLTLFAAEAIALNRQLSQHEEHELGEDQEALSEGFCSMRLSPPSKSRLARRRAEAHASRHGEPEPRREAL
- the MKNK1 gene encoding MAP kinase-interacting serine/threonine-protein kinase 1 isoform X2; the encoded protein is MGSSQPLPISESGARKKKKRKARAPDSLPERFEDLYRLTSELLGEGAYAKVQGAVSLQNGKEYAVKIIEKQAGHSRSRVFREVETLYQCQGNKNILELIEFFEDEARFYLVFEKLQGGSILTHIQKRKHFNEREASRVVRDVSSALDFLHTKGIAHRDLKPENILCESPSEVSPVKICDFDLGSGVKLNNSCTPITTPELTTPCGSAEYMAPEVVEVFTEEATFYDKRCDLWSLGVVLYIMLSGYPPFVGHCGTDCGWDRGEVCRVCQDRLFESIQQGKYEFPEKDWAHISPEAKDLISKLLVRDAKQRLSAAQVLQHPWLQGAPERGLPTPQVLQRNSSTKDLTLFAAEAIALNRQLSQHEEHELGEDQEALSEGFCSMRLSPPSKSRLARRRAEAHASRHGEPEPRREAL